A genomic stretch from Dissulfurispira thermophila includes:
- a CDS encoding acetylornithine transaminase, giving the protein METRKIIADMLDDSHRYLMNTYSRQPLVLRKGRGIKVWSADGKEYLDFVGGIAVNVLGHCHPKVVVAIQKQAQRLLHVSNLYHIEPQIKLAKLLCTHSFADKVFFCNSGAEANEAAIKLSRKYAKEHFDEKRFEIITALNSFHGRTLATVTATGQEKFQKGFEPLVPGFKYVPFNDINALRSAINKNTCAIMLEPIQGEGGVKVPSDDYFKEVREICNENGLLLILDEVQTGMGRTGKLFAYEHYGITPDIMTLAKGLGGGVPIGAMLATEKVAASFQPGNHASTFGGNPLVSAAAIATLETILEDGFILDNCNRMGAYFIKRLLELKDYYPEKIVDIRGKGLIIAVELTGDGSPIVKACLEKGVLINCTSGNVLRFTPPLIVEKKDIDHLIDVLEEVLSK; this is encoded by the coding sequence ATGGAAACTCGGAAAATCATTGCAGATATGCTCGATGATTCACATCGCTATCTGATGAATACATATAGCCGCCAGCCATTAGTCCTCAGAAAAGGCCGCGGCATAAAGGTCTGGAGTGCTGATGGAAAGGAATATCTTGATTTTGTTGGCGGCATTGCTGTAAATGTCCTTGGTCACTGTCATCCAAAGGTTGTTGTAGCAATACAAAAACAGGCACAGAGGCTGCTTCATGTATCAAATCTGTATCATATAGAACCCCAGATAAAACTTGCAAAGCTCTTATGCACGCACTCATTTGCAGACAAGGTCTTTTTTTGCAATTCAGGTGCAGAAGCAAACGAGGCTGCTATAAAACTATCAAGGAAATATGCAAAAGAACATTTTGACGAAAAGAGATTTGAGATAATCACTGCACTCAACTCATTTCATGGAAGGACACTCGCAACTGTAACAGCCACAGGTCAGGAGAAATTCCAGAAGGGATTTGAACCTCTTGTGCCCGGATTCAAATATGTCCCATTTAATGACATTAATGCTCTCAGGTCTGCAATAAATAAAAATACCTGTGCTATTATGCTCGAACCAATTCAAGGCGAGGGAGGAGTAAAAGTTCCATCTGATGACTATTTTAAAGAGGTCAGGGAAATCTGTAATGAAAATGGACTGCTCCTTATATTAGATGAAGTTCAAACAGGCATGGGAAGGACCGGGAAACTCTTTGCATACGAACATTATGGCATAACACCTGATATAATGACCCTTGCAAAAGGGCTTGGTGGAGGAGTGCCAATAGGAGCTATGCTTGCTACAGAAAAGGTTGCAGCTTCATTCCAGCCCGGCAATCATGCATCCACTTTTGGCGGTAATCCACTGGTATCGGCAGCAGCAATAGCAACTTTAGAAACGATTTTAGAAGATGGATTTATCCTTGACAATTGCAACAGAATGGGTGCCTATTTCATAAAAAGATTGCTTGAGCTTAAAGATTATTACCCTGAAAAAATCGTTGACATCAGGGGGAAGGGTCTCATAATTGCAGTAGAATTAACAGGAGACGGCTCACCTATTGTTAAGGCATGCCTCGAAAAAGGAGTGTTGATAAACTGCACATCAGGTAATGTACTGAGATTCACCCCTCCTTTGATTGTAGAAAAAAAAGATATTGACCATCTGATAGATGTGCTTGAGGAGGTGCTGAGCAAATGA
- a CDS encoding AAA family ATPase yields the protein MKIAVTGKGGVGKTTLSAVLSHLFSADGRRVIAVDADPDANLAQALGIKASEMEKIRPIADMPELIEERTGAKPGSLGGIFKLNPRVDDIPEEIGYRFNGIILLVAGRSKAAASGCYCPENVLLRRLLKHLVVERQEVVIVDMEAGIEHLTRGTAEAVDAFIVVVEPGQRSIQTANTVKEMAKGLGVKHVFVVANKVRSNDDISFLMDHIKDMEFLGAIRFSQSVMDADVRGDSPFNAASDVVEEIGSIKKKLVELVNQ from the coding sequence ATGAAAATTGCGGTAACAGGCAAGGGAGGGGTTGGAAAGACTACACTTTCTGCTGTATTGAGTCATCTATTTTCTGCTGATGGTAGAAGGGTAATTGCTGTTGATGCTGACCCTGATGCTAATCTCGCACAGGCACTCGGTATTAAGGCATCTGAAATGGAAAAGATAAGGCCTATTGCTGATATGCCTGAGTTGATAGAAGAAAGAACAGGTGCAAAACCCGGCAGTCTTGGCGGGATCTTCAAACTCAATCCAAGAGTGGATGATATCCCTGAAGAAATAGGTTATAGATTTAATGGTATCATTTTACTTGTGGCAGGCAGGTCAAAGGCAGCAGCATCAGGATGCTATTGCCCTGAGAATGTTTTGCTTAGAAGACTCTTGAAGCATCTTGTTGTAGAGAGACAAGAGGTTGTTATTGTGGACATGGAGGCTGGAATAGAGCATCTGACAAGAGGCACTGCAGAGGCCGTTGATGCATTTATAGTTGTGGTAGAACCCGGACAGCGGAGCATACAGACTGCTAATACAGTGAAAGAGATGGCAAAAGGACTTGGTGTGAAGCATGTTTTTGTTGTTGCAAACAAAGTCAGGAGTAATGATGATATTTCTTTTCTAATGGATCACATAAAGGATATGGAGTTTCTTGGTGCAATAAGATTTAGCCAATCTGTGATGGATGCTGATGTCAGGGGTGATTCACCATTTAATGCTGCCTCTGATGTTGTTGAAGAGATTGGCAGTATAAAGAAAAAATTGGTTGAATTGGTAAATCAGTGA
- a CDS encoding 5-formyltetrahydrofolate cyclo-ligase: MANKEKNLLRKEILYKRDLINKEIRKDKDRKIKERLLSLFEFEASDKILLYASFRSEVETFDLLKYCITHGKITALPKVDKDHNELKIYEVKDTKDLVKGYLGIPEPDVSEDRLLSVEHMDLILVPGVAFDEHCNRLGYGKGFYDKLLKGVRDLGLGIGIIALAYEEQVVESIPSESHDIRMDKIITDERIIECYG; the protein is encoded by the coding sequence ATGGCAAATAAAGAGAAGAATCTCTTAAGAAAAGAAATTCTGTATAAGAGGGATTTAATAAATAAGGAAATCAGGAAGGATAAAGACAGAAAGATAAAAGAAAGGCTGTTATCACTTTTTGAATTTGAGGCATCAGATAAAATTCTCTTATATGCCTCTTTTAGGAGCGAAGTTGAGACCTTTGATTTGTTAAAATATTGTATTACGCATGGAAAGATTACTGCACTGCCAAAAGTTGACAAAGATCACAACGAGCTTAAAATTTACGAGGTGAAAGATACCAAAGACCTTGTTAAAGGTTATCTCGGCATACCAGAGCCTGATGTTTCTGAAGATAGACTATTGAGTGTAGAGCATATGGATTTAATATTGGTGCCGGGTGTAGCATTTGATGAACATTGCAATAGACTTGGGTATGGCAAGGGTTTTTATGACAAATTATTAAAGGGAGTTAGGGATTTGGGATTAGGGATTGGTATTATTGCACTGGCATATGAAGAACAGGTAGTAGAATCAATTCCTTCTGAATCTCATGATATAAGGATGGACAAGATAATAACCGATGAGAGGATTATAGAGTGTTATGGCTAA
- the folE gene encoding GTP cyclohydrolase I FolE yields MANKMDSKKIEQGVRLILEGIGEDIERPGLKDTPRRVAKMFAEIFAGLQTLEEDLLKSIEGENHDEMVLLKDIPFYSVCEHHLLPFIGKAHIAYIPSGKIVGLSELAKALEYLAKRPQVQERLTAQLADMIMDRLKPRGCMVVIDAEHLCMSMRGIKKPGSKTVTSAVRGIFRSKQSTREEMLELIKKQ; encoded by the coding sequence ATGGCTAATAAAATGGACAGCAAGAAGATAGAACAAGGCGTAAGATTGATTCTTGAGGGCATAGGTGAAGACATAGAGCGTCCTGGTCTTAAGGATACACCGAGGCGTGTGGCAAAGATGTTTGCTGAGATATTTGCTGGGCTCCAAACCCTTGAAGAAGACCTACTTAAATCAATAGAGGGTGAAAATCATGATGAAATGGTTTTGTTAAAGGATATTCCTTTTTATTCTGTATGTGAACATCACTTACTGCCTTTTATTGGGAAAGCTCATATTGCTTATATACCGTCAGGAAAGATTGTAGGATTAAGCGAACTTGCAAAGGCTCTGGAATATCTTGCGAAGAGACCCCAGGTTCAAGAGCGACTGACAGCACAACTTGCAGACATGATTATGGATAGGCTTAAACCAAGAGGTTGCATGGTTGTTATAGATGCTGAACATTTGTGTATGAGTATGAGAGGTATAAAAAAACCCGGTTCAAAGACAGTGACATCAGCAGTGCGAGGAATATTCAGAAGCAAGCAGAGCACAAGGGAAGAAATGCTGGAATTGATAAAGAAACAGTAA
- the folD gene encoding bifunctional methylenetetrahydrofolate dehydrogenase/methenyltetrahydrofolate cyclohydrolase FolD: MAAKIISGTEIAAQIREELKKEVSEMKDKSGIIPGLVTILVGKNPASVSYVTAKQKTAHELGFYSIQDDQPEDISETDLLNLIDKYNKDPKIHGILVQLPLPRHIDEKKVLNSIDPDKDVDAFHPVNLGRLMIGGDEVKFLPCTPAGIQELIVRSGFETSGAEVVVVGRSNIVGKPIANMLLQKGKGANATVTVVHTGTKDIASHCKRADILIVAAGVPGLVKPEWIKPGACVIDVGVNRVGEKISEKTGKPVPILKGDVDFDAAKEIAGAITPVPGGVGPMTITMLMKNTVKSAKLHAGIK; encoded by the coding sequence ATGGCAGCAAAAATAATCAGTGGTACAGAAATAGCAGCACAGATTAGAGAGGAATTAAAAAAGGAAGTCTCAGAGATGAAGGACAAGAGTGGCATTATCCCCGGGCTGGTAACGATATTGGTCGGGAAGAATCCAGCCTCTGTAAGTTATGTGACAGCAAAACAGAAGACTGCACATGAATTGGGTTTTTATTCTATTCAGGATGACCAACCAGAAGATATATCAGAAACTGATCTGCTGAATCTTATTGACAAATATAATAAAGATCCAAAGATACATGGCATACTTGTGCAACTTCCTCTGCCAAGACATATTGATGAGAAAAAGGTTCTTAATTCTATCGACCCTGATAAGGATGTAGATGCATTTCATCCGGTTAATCTTGGCCGTCTTATGATAGGTGGAGATGAGGTCAAGTTTCTTCCTTGCACGCCCGCTGGTATTCAGGAATTGATTGTTCGTTCAGGCTTTGAAACATCAGGTGCAGAGGTTGTAGTTGTAGGACGCTCTAATATTGTTGGTAAGCCAATAGCAAACATGTTGCTTCAAAAGGGCAAGGGAGCAAATGCAACAGTTACAGTTGTGCATACAGGCACAAAGGATATAGCATCCCACTGCAAACGTGCAGATATTCTTATTGTTGCTGCTGGTGTCCCGGGACTGGTGAAGCCTGAATGGATTAAACCCGGGGCATGTGTTATTGATGTAGGTGTCAACCGCGTTGGTGAGAAGATAAGTGAAAAGACAGGAAAACCTGTGCCAATACTGAAGGGAGATGTTGATTTTGATGCAGCAAAGGAAATAGCCGGGGCGATTACCCCTGTCCCTGGCGGTGTTGGTCCCATGACTATCACAATGCTTATGAAGAACACGGTGAAGTCAGCAAAACTTCATGCAGGGATTAAATGA
- a CDS encoding methylenetetrahydrofolate reductase C-terminal domain-containing protein has product MIITKKKDFQELMENIKGYKSFFLIGCSECASLCGTGSQEAIDALTEALKAEGKEVTGGFVAKTGCQVLGTKTELKPFKEQLDKSECILIMSCGAGTQAATEIFEDKPVYPTNDSLFLGNMTRFQMFDERCSLCGKCILDKTGGICPLTACPKGILNGPCGGCKDGKCEVSPDIKCAWVRIYERMKRLDKLQELCDNALEAKDWSASIKPRTLVARPHKEEKKK; this is encoded by the coding sequence ATGATAATTACAAAAAAAAAGGATTTCCAAGAATTGATGGAAAACATAAAAGGCTATAAGAGCTTCTTCCTTATTGGCTGCTCTGAGTGTGCAAGCCTTTGTGGCACAGGCAGTCAAGAAGCAATAGATGCATTGACAGAGGCATTGAAGGCAGAGGGGAAAGAGGTTACAGGAGGTTTTGTTGCAAAGACAGGCTGTCAGGTTTTAGGAACAAAGACAGAACTGAAGCCATTTAAAGAACAGCTTGATAAGTCAGAGTGCATTCTTATTATGTCATGTGGTGCAGGGACTCAGGCTGCTACAGAGATATTTGAAGACAAGCCTGTATATCCTACAAATGACAGCTTATTTCTTGGAAATATGACAAGGTTTCAGATGTTTGACGAAAGATGCTCTTTGTGCGGCAAATGCATTCTTGACAAAACAGGGGGTATATGTCCTTTGACTGCATGCCCAAAGGGTATTTTAAATGGTCCATGTGGAGGATGTAAGGATGGTAAATGTGAGGTTAGCCCTGATATTAAATGTGCATGGGTGAGAATATATGAGAGGATGAAAAGGCTTGACAAGCTTCAGGAGCTTTGCGATAATGCACTTGAGGCAAAGGACTGGTCAGCAAGCATAAAACCGAGGACACTCGTTGCAAGACCACATAAGGAGGAAAAGAAGAAATGA
- a CDS encoding methylenetetrahydrofolate reductase translates to MSFKDALNSGKFVVTAEVGPPKGTDIKEMIHHIELLKGKVDALNVTDNQSAVMRICSMAVCKIALEHGVEPILQMTCRDRNRIGLQSDLLGASILGIKNVLCMTGDHVLAGDHKQAKPVYDVESVQLLRIVDSLNNGKDMAGNELKGATDFFQGAVVTPEANPIEPQLIKFEKKVRAGAKFFQTQAIYDINKFKEFMSYARKFPVKILAGIVVLKSAGMANFINNNVPGIRVPQELIDELKAAGKEKALDTGLNIAARHIRQLKQENICDGVHIMAIGMEDKVPIIMERAGLI, encoded by the coding sequence ATGAGTTTCAAGGATGCTTTAAATTCAGGGAAATTTGTTGTTACAGCAGAGGTTGGTCCTCCAAAGGGCACTGATATAAAGGAGATGATTCATCATATCGAACTTTTGAAAGGTAAGGTTGATGCATTAAATGTTACTGACAATCAATCTGCTGTCATGCGTATATGCTCAATGGCTGTATGCAAGATAGCACTTGAGCATGGAGTTGAGCCAATATTGCAGATGACATGCAGAGATAGAAACAGAATAGGTCTTCAGTCAGACCTTCTTGGTGCAAGTATTCTTGGAATAAAAAATGTCCTTTGTATGACAGGAGACCATGTGCTTGCTGGTGACCATAAGCAGGCAAAACCTGTTTATGATGTGGAGTCTGTGCAGCTTTTGAGAATTGTTGATTCATTGAATAATGGAAAAGATATGGCAGGCAATGAATTGAAGGGGGCAACAGACTTTTTTCAGGGTGCTGTTGTAACGCCCGAGGCAAATCCTATAGAGCCACAACTTATAAAATTCGAAAAAAAGGTGAGGGCAGGCGCAAAGTTCTTCCAGACACAGGCAATTTATGATATAAATAAATTTAAAGAGTTTATGAGCTATGCAAGAAAATTTCCTGTTAAGATACTTGCAGGCATTGTTGTATTGAAAAGTGCAGGAATGGCTAATTTCATAAATAATAATGTCCCGGGCATAAGGGTGCCTCAGGAGCTTATAGATGAATTAAAGGCTGCTGGCAAGGAAAAGGCGCTTGACACAGGGCTTAATATAGCAGCAAGACATATAAGGCAATTAAAACAAGAAAATATATGTGATGGTGTTCATATAATGGCTATCGGCATGGAAGATAAAGTGCCGATAATTATGGAACGGGCAGGACTGATATAA
- a CDS encoding type II secretion system F family protein: MPTTFKWTGKTLRGEQKSGEITANTKDEVISALRMQGILPTVITETAPSRKLFGQKKQKITDKDIVVFTRQFATMFMAGIPIVQGLDIMSKQSENKTLGAVIAQIKADVETGTTLADALKKHPKIFDDLYVNLVAAGEAGGVLDAVLMRLAGYIEKAMKLKKKVKGAMIYPAIVISVAVLVIAIIMIWVIPIFSKIFTEMGAKLPAPTRSVIWLSNFLGGVGGLVILIGIVATIFGIKKYRGTETGRKNTDRFLLKMPVVGDLLRKVAVARFTRTLGTLISSGVPILDGLDICARSSGNKVVEEVVFEVKKEVASGKTVAEPLSKSEVFPPMVTQMINVGESTGALDQMLIKIADFYDDEVDNAVANLTTMLEPMLMVFLGTTIGYIVVALYLPIFKMGEVVGGK; encoded by the coding sequence ATGCCTACGACATTTAAATGGACAGGAAAGACCCTGAGAGGTGAACAAAAGAGCGGGGAGATTACTGCCAACACAAAGGACGAGGTTATCTCTGCTTTAAGAATGCAGGGGATATTACCCACAGTTATTACAGAGACAGCACCGTCCAGAAAACTCTTTGGGCAAAAAAAACAGAAGATTACTGATAAGGATATTGTTGTCTTTACCCGTCAGTTTGCTACAATGTTCATGGCTGGCATACCTATTGTTCAGGGTCTTGATATAATGTCAAAACAGTCTGAGAACAAGACGCTCGGTGCAGTTATTGCTCAAATAAAGGCAGATGTCGAGACAGGCACAACCCTTGCTGATGCACTTAAGAAACATCCGAAGATATTTGATGACCTATATGTAAACCTCGTTGCTGCTGGTGAGGCAGGGGGCGTGTTAGATGCAGTGCTTATGAGGCTGGCAGGATATATAGAGAAAGCAATGAAGCTCAAAAAGAAGGTAAAGGGTGCAATGATATATCCTGCCATTGTTATATCTGTGGCTGTGCTTGTTATTGCAATAATCATGATATGGGTTATACCGATATTCTCTAAGATTTTTACAGAGATGGGGGCAAAGCTCCCTGCGCCGACAAGGAGTGTTATATGGCTGAGCAACTTTCTTGGTGGTGTAGGTGGGCTGGTGATACTTATTGGCATTGTGGCAACTATCTTTGGAATAAAGAAATATAGAGGTACTGAGACAGGAAGGAAAAATACAGACAGATTTCTATTGAAGATGCCTGTTGTCGGAGATCTTCTCAGGAAAGTTGCTGTTGCAAGATTTACAAGGACACTTGGCACACTGATAAGCAGCGGTGTTCCAATACTCGATGGTCTTGATATATGTGCGAGGTCATCTGGGAATAAGGTTGTAGAGGAAGTGGTCTTTGAGGTCAAAAAGGAGGTTGCATCAGGAAAGACTGTTGCCGAGCCTCTTTCCAAGTCAGAGGTCTTTCCGCCTATGGTTACGCAGATGATAAATGTGGGTGAATCAACAGGTGCCCTTGACCAGATGCTTATAAAAATAGCAGATTTTTATGATGACGAGGTTGATAATGCTGTTGCAAACCTCACAACAATGTTAGAGCCCATGCTCATGGTATTTTTAGGAACAACTATCGGCTATATTGTAGTAGCCCTTTACTTGCCGATATTTAAGATGGGAGAAGTTGTTGGTGGCAAATAA
- a CDS encoding sigma-54-dependent transcriptional regulator: MRALIVDDEQNIRKILNVLLKEDGFDVHEASNIINAEDLIKENYYDIAIIDLRLSDGSGIDILKTIKKQNLETVVLIITAFASTETAIAAMKLGAYDYVTKPFNLDELRVIIRNIKEKITLQKKVKELQQYADEYHDIIGKSDAMKRVFNMIEKIAPFDTNVIITGQSGTGKELVAKAIHRKSTRADMPFIAINCATLPEELLESELFGYTRGAFTGAYASKQGLIEEANGGTLFLDEIGEMPLQIQAKLLRFLEEKKIRPIGSSNEIDIDIRIIAATNKSLKESIEKGEFREDLYYRLSTFEISLPSLKDRKEDIPLLINHFVKLFSKKFQKDIHKIEPAFVNYIMQHELKGNVRELKNIIEKEVILSEDGCLKCTSCPVVVNQGYTINASLENNINLNEYLSSIEKDLLNKALQKANGVKTKAAELLGLTFREFRYRLSKYKLKD, from the coding sequence ATGCGCGCATTGATTGTCGATGATGAACAAAATATCAGAAAGATATTAAATGTCTTATTAAAAGAAGATGGGTTCGATGTCCATGAGGCATCAAATATAATTAATGCAGAAGACTTAATAAAAGAAAATTATTATGACATCGCAATCATAGACCTTCGTCTCTCAGATGGCTCGGGTATAGACATACTAAAGACAATAAAAAAACAAAATTTAGAAACAGTTGTGCTCATAATCACTGCTTTTGCATCAACAGAGACAGCAATAGCTGCAATGAAGTTGGGTGCGTATGACTATGTAACAAAGCCATTCAACCTGGATGAATTAAGGGTTATCATCAGGAACATAAAAGAAAAGATAACCCTCCAGAAAAAAGTCAAGGAACTCCAGCAATATGCTGATGAATACCATGATATTATAGGCAAATCAGATGCAATGAAAAGAGTCTTCAATATGATAGAAAAAATAGCACCATTTGACACTAATGTCATCATAACAGGGCAGAGCGGTACAGGAAAAGAACTGGTTGCAAAGGCTATACACAGAAAAAGCACGAGGGCAGATATGCCGTTCATTGCTATTAACTGCGCAACCTTACCAGAAGAACTCCTTGAAAGTGAACTATTTGGATATACAAGAGGCGCATTCACAGGTGCCTATGCATCAAAGCAAGGGCTGATAGAAGAGGCAAATGGAGGCACATTATTTTTGGATGAGATAGGGGAAATGCCTCTGCAGATTCAGGCAAAACTATTAAGATTTTTAGAAGAGAAGAAAATTAGACCTATAGGCAGTAGTAATGAAATAGATATTGATATAAGAATAATTGCTGCTACAAACAAGTCTCTGAAAGAATCAATCGAAAAAGGTGAATTCAGGGAAGACCTCTATTACAGGCTTTCGACCTTTGAGATAAGTCTGCCATCCCTGAAGGATAGAAAAGAAGATATACCTTTGCTCATTAATCACTTTGTAAAACTATTCTCAAAAAAATTTCAAAAAGATATACATAAAATCGAGCCTGCATTTGTAAATTATATTATGCAGCATGAACTAAAAGGCAATGTAAGGGAATTAAAAAACATAATCGAAAAAGAAGTAATACTTTCTGAAGACGGCTGCCTTAAATGCACATCATGCCCTGTAGTAGTTAATCAAGGCTATACAATAAATGCCTCATTAGAAAATAATATAAATCTCAACGAATACCTCTCATCCATTGAAAAAGATCTCTTGAATAAAGCACTACAAAAGGCAAATGGTGTAAAGACAAAGGCCGCAGAACTTTTAGGTTTGACATTTAGGGAGTTCAGATACAGGCTCTCAAAATATAAACTCAAAGATTAA
- a CDS encoding ATP-binding protein, producing MSSFFNYYRIGRFIFALALLISFQIVGLPYAIPRLMFILAIYSFIALLRLVVFTKKMHYFDFLLDIVFISAMVHISFSIYSYLTLLYLFPIFFSSVIIKTKKIFLFPIASVLLYGASYYINGIIAEKESILNIFLHFLSFSLIALAGDNLKQKMQRQEQHIKNLEEEKIKMKGYERLYRVSADLAHELRNPLASISAAVQFLNEGRNSKEFIDMLNTETKRLTSLVNDFLLFSRPSDASKEDVDLPETLKSLVTRVKSQESGVNYSDKKIILNVIDNAKIVANRTFMEIALNNIIKNAIEAAESEVRISLKVKGQDSKIMSWESRENHNANQYLIEIEDDGRGIDDDIKDRIFEPFVTTKANGTGLGLAIAYRIITSFGGNIFVDRSSIGGARFTIVF from the coding sequence TTGTCGTCATTTTTTAACTATTACAGGATTGGTCGTTTCATATTTGCACTTGCATTGCTTATCTCATTTCAGATAGTAGGACTACCTTATGCAATCCCACGTTTAATGTTTATACTGGCTATCTATAGCTTCATAGCATTGTTAAGGCTTGTTGTTTTTACAAAAAAAATGCATTATTTTGATTTCCTCCTGGATATTGTATTTATATCAGCAATGGTTCACATTAGTTTCAGTATTTATTCATATCTGACACTTCTCTATCTATTTCCTATCTTTTTTTCATCTGTCATAATAAAAACAAAAAAGATATTTCTCTTTCCAATCGCCTCTGTATTGCTTTATGGGGCATCGTATTATATAAATGGCATTATTGCAGAAAAAGAGAGTATCCTTAATATCTTTCTGCACTTTCTGTCCTTTTCCCTTATAGCACTCGCAGGTGATAATCTAAAACAAAAAATGCAAAGGCAAGAGCAGCATATAAAAAATCTTGAAGAAGAAAAAATAAAAATGAAGGGATATGAAAGGCTTTACAGGGTGAGCGCTGATTTAGCACATGAACTAAGGAATCCACTTGCGTCAATTTCTGCAGCAGTGCAGTTTTTAAATGAAGGAAGAAATAGCAAGGAATTCATTGATATGCTAAATACAGAAACAAAGCGTCTTACATCTCTGGTTAATGATTTTCTTCTTTTTTCAAGACCGTCTGATGCCTCAAAGGAAGATGTTGATTTACCAGAAACCCTAAAATCACTGGTCACAAGAGTTAAGAGTCAAGAGTCAGGAGTCAACTACAGTGATAAAAAAATAATATTAAATGTGATAGACAATGCAAAGATCGTTGCAAACAGAACATTTATGGAAATAGCTCTAAACAATATCATCAAAAATGCCATTGAGGCTGCAGAATCAGAGGTAAGGATTTCATTAAAAGTCAAAGGGCAGGACTCAAAAATCATGAGTTGGGAGTCAAGAGAAAACCACAATGCTAATCAATATTTAATTGAAATAGAAGACGATGGTAGAGGAATAGATGATGATATAAAGGACAGGATATTTGAGCCTTTTGTGACAACAAAGGCAAACGGCACAGGTTTGGGGCTGGCAATAGCGTATAGGATAATAACAAGCTTTGGAGGAAATATCTTTGTTGACAGGTCTTCAATTGGCGGAGCGAGGTTTACCATTGTATTTTAG
- a CDS encoding Uma2 family endonuclease has protein sequence MAVAILEKTKKQYTYEDYAKLPEGAPYQLIGGELIMTPSPVPYHQIISRNIGFELLKFNEQKKSGEVIFAPIDVYLSETETYQPDIIFISNERLNIIGDKKIEAAPDLVIEILSESTAYYDLKHKKRIYEKSGVKEYWIVDPMEKGIEVYENINGEFKIYSQAMEKGRVNSKLLEGFEVKLEKVF, from the coding sequence ATGGCTGTGGCAATATTAGAAAAGACTAAAAAGCAATATACCTATGAGGATTATGCAAAGTTGCCAGAGGGTGCGCCTTATCAATTAATAGGAGGAGAATTAATTATGACACCATCACCTGTGCCTTATCATCAGATAATATCAAGAAATATCGGATTTGAATTATTAAAGTTTAATGAACAAAAAAAGTCTGGAGAAGTTATTTTTGCACCAATAGATGTCTATTTATCAGAAACAGAGACCTATCAACCTGATATTATTTTTATCTCTAATGAGAGGCTTAACATCATTGGAGATAAAAAGATAGAGGCTGCGCCCGACCTTGTGATAGAGATACTATCTGAATCAACTGCATATTATGACCTGAAGCATAAAAAACGGATTTATGAAAAATCAGGAGTAAAGGAATACTGGATAGTTGACCCTATGGAGAAGGGTATAGAGGTTTACGAGAATATAAACGGAGAGTTTAAAATTTATAGTCAGGCAATGGAAAAGGGCAGAGTAAATTCAAAACTCCTTGAAGGGTTTGAGGTGAAACTGGAGAAGGTTTTTTAA
- a CDS encoding prepilin-type N-terminal cleavage/methylation domain-containing protein, which translates to MFELIRRMKERDEKGFTLVELLIVIAIIAILAAIAIPQFASYRARGIESSMVADARNIATSLEAAFADCQAYPSLAATAGPAAPTLTAPTGCTATMPTVNISSGNTVTVTGGTTFTITVDNANARSGRSPVTMTNAGGATTCTWADGSNC; encoded by the coding sequence ATGTTTGAATTAATTCGTAGAATGAAGGAAAGGGATGAAAAGGGTTTTACACTTGTAGAACTGTTGATTGTCATTGCAATCATCGCAATCTTAGCAGCGATTGCAATACCGCAGTTTGCAAGTTATAGGGCAAGAGGTATTGAATCATCTATGGTAGCTGATGCAAGGAATATTGCTACCTCATTGGAAGCAGCATTTGCTGATTGCCAAGCATATCCATCCCTCGCTGCAACTGCTGGTCCGGCTGCCCCAACACTAACTGCGCCTACTGGCTGCACTGCAACTATGCCAACTGTTAATATTAGCTCTGGCAATACTGTTACAGTTACAGGAGGAACAACTTTTACAATCACAGTGGATAATGCTAATGCACGTTCAGGTAGAAGTCCGGTAACAATGACAAATGCTGGTGGTGCTACTACATGCACATGGGCTGATGGTTCTAATTGTTAG